The window gaagtgacatcagcgcgtcattcacgTCAGTGTGGCGGAAAACCTCAGTGGGttaaagctgggcttagcctctacacccccccaggagaaaattcattcagcagaggtggagatgttaaagttacggtactacaggattttatttcgCTTCAAAGCGCTGATGTATTTAATTGTCACGTTCGTACGTtggtttgtccaccaaatatctccacaaccgttgcagaaagaaagatgaaacaagaagcacatgactcaggctgcaaagggggtgaaaatgagatcgtgaccttgaccttgagaaaactaggtcaaggtcagatttcaacttctgtacactcaggaactagataagatagaaagacgagggagaaggccagtgtgcgtaagaccgtagatcaaagctagtgttttgatctatgaaagtaggtcagagcactagctttgatctttgacctatgcaagtaggtcaaggtaaaattttgaattcaggggtgtcgtggggtGTAGCAGTCTGTGACttcattggttcttgttttatgCTCTGTAGTTGTTTCTGGTGAGTCTTAGCTAACGGTACTTCAGTATTTACAATAGTAATGACAtataaatgacctcaaatggggATTATAGATTGACATTTAATGAGTAATAGCTTAAgaacaattcaatttatgaacaacTTTTCGGagccaattgtgtttgtaggtttaGGACTGCTGTACTTGTATTCTTATGTTCTACTGTCTGTAGAATTGCAAGAATTATTTAGTCAGTTTGTCAGCAGCAAAGTATTCCGATCAAATACGTCATGTGGTTCGTTCTTTTTCAAGGAAAATTATTAAACCGCGATGGTTTGTTTAAGgtgtcttttgttgttgttgttgttgttgttgtttatagtCGTGGAGGTGGAGTTTGTGATTTCTGGACATTTTATCGGaagatgttttttgtgttgagCTTCACGCGACACACAGCtgtcaccacacacaccaccggAAGTTTAAAAATATCTGAACTGTACGTCTGTCAGAGGAACGAGGTTGTTAGAGACGAGGTTtaacaaactcatttttaaactACTTAATATCAGCTTAAAAATGAGtacatttgtgtattttgttgACCTATTCTAACCAGAATAGTTACTGTAGCTCTGTCCTTCAGATTACCATTGATGTTGTAATGATAAAAGCTAAAAGCCGTCAATATTTAGCATTAACTTTGGAATGGAGTCGTCCTCAGGCCTGCTTCGTGTATTTGGATAGTTAGAATCTAATGTTTGTTAACCTCAAACCcgttttcactgagggccacgtCAGCTTAATGACTGTCCtctaagggccagatgtaactaacaaatgtaactcagtgtaactcaatgtaatgtaaaataaatgtaacgaCTCCTTAATggtaaataactctgaatttattatttattcaagttacaaacgttacagttttcacagaaaaaaatacgtTTATTTCTCTGCTATAACAAATCCTTTTCATCTAtcacaaaactccatcaatcaaggatcaaactatcaatgaacaaagaaaaataatgacacaagtaaagacattaactttgttcaaatcgtttttgtcagagttaaaatgagctgaattactgcattgtgggaaatgtagttttgctcaaagcacacatttgacctctttatttttagacattctgacatTTTATGGTCTTGCgtgccacataaaatgatttggCGGGCCACTTTCGGCCCCCCAGGCCGTGAGTCTGACACATGTGTTCTATACGTTGATGTGTAAACGGTACACTGACGAGGGGAGTCCACGAGGAAGAGTCATCTTCCGTCTGTGATCGGAGCTGATAGGAGAGCCAGACGTGCTTTTAAAGTTTAGAAAGTTGGAAAATACTTTCAGGAGAGAGTTTGTAAGTTTATGGTGAAGTTGGTAGTCAAGGTTAGTTATGGGTTTTAATTATTGAAACTATTCAACGTTCACAGCTTTATATCACAGAGAGATTTTGAGCATCATCTCTTGATGCACCTGTTCATTTTTCACAGACCCCAAGGAATCATGGGAAAGCGTGCTAGATAAAGTTAACCCCTGATAACCAGTCACTCGGTCCTGTAATGTTACAGCAGGGTTGTGGGATGTCAGATCGGAGCTGGTCTGATTCACCTGTACGTCTGCTCCACAGGTGACCTATCGGGTGGTCCAGGTCACAGACGATCAGTTAGAAGCAGCGGCTGATGGGACGGGAGCCGTCAGCGTCGTTTCCACCGCGGCGTTTGCCGGTACTCCTCAGGCGGTGGCTCAGGTGTGTTGAACCCACTTGGGTTGAAGGAGGATGTCAGGATCcagacacacaactacacactgTATAGTAGTCGTTTACAGGTCGCACTACTTTTCCTTTAGGCTGTTATCCAGAACCCTTTCAGCAATGGGGGCAGTCCCGGCGGGGAGAGCGTGGGAGGAGAGACGCGCTTCGCTTATTTCCCCGCTGCCACCGTCAGCGATGGAACGGCCACGGCTGTTTCGGTCCAGGCCACGGCCGACCCGACCATCACGCAGGCGGGAGGTGAGGTCAGAGTGAAGCAGATGCCAGAtgtaggccggtcccaagcccggatacgTGTAGAgggttgcagcaggaagggcatccagcataaaaaactttgccaaacaaatatgagtttTAATCTAAAGTGGAATAAGGATGGCGACCCCGAACGGGGCAAGAAGAGAGGAGGTTGTAGACAAGAGAATTTTCAACGTTTCTGGTCTCGTTTGTTTGTCTCTTGGAATCCAGGTCAGTTTTACGTGATGATGAGCCCCCCCGAGGTGCTTCAAACGACGGCCCCTCGTTCCATCGcgccacgcacacacacctacaccacGTAAGTACGACAGTAACACTCCTTCCTACGTTCATCCATCCCTCACGTCACCAGATCACCACATCTTCTCCCGATTCGGCTGGCCGACCTCTCACCGCCACGCCCCTTTCCTTTGTCACTTCACAGCTGATCGAAACCTTCCTCGTCTCTTCCTTCCCTTTTTTTGGAATGATTAGTTTTATCACTGTGTTGATTAATGAAgatacaacaacaaacatcTATTTCCATTTCAAACATCCAACATCTTTAAAACACACTCTGTCCTACTTACCTGCCATCCCCAGAGACCTTGATGAAAGCGAGATGTTACAGCATGGCAGCACAAACTGGTGAGAACTTCCACATACGCCCCCCCACCCTGCCCTCATCACGTGTTATAGATGGAGCGAGCCGTTTCATAGCGCTCTAATCCATCAGTAGTGTCAAAAAGAGACTTACGAGGGCGAAAAAGAGTCAACTGGACTTACTGAAGGtttgttgaagatgtttcacctctgatCCAAgaggaactgaagaagcctcttaggtcagaggtgaaacgtcttcatcaAACCTTCAGTAAGTCCACTTGACTCTTTTTTTAGCCCTTTTGTTTTGCTCTTTCTCATTTACCTccacctggatgactgagacccTTCGCAGACAATCAACATCCTTGTTTGGTGACTTTTGTGATGAAAGTCATAGAATACGTCTGTTAGAACTGATCCCACAAACCGTTTCCCTTCAGAGGGAGAAGTTTGGATCTTCTCTCCAGTAAGACAGTCAGGACGAATAAAGATAATTAAGACCTGGACTGACTTATGTGGGAAAAATGCATAACAGCAAAAGTGTGCATCTATTCAGGTCGATTAGTCTTGATTTTTGTTGTCAGACTCTTTTGCTGTGTGTTCGCAGGAAGGTGGAGGGTCCTCGGGCGCCGAGAGACGAGAGACGGAGAGCGCAGCACAACGAAGGTAGGAGCGTCTGAGACAGCGATGTCCTTGTCGTGGTCATTTAGGAATGTTTGCGCTGAACGAGGGTTGTTTTTGCTTCCATTGCagtggagagaagaagaagagacaagaTAAACAACTGGATCGTCACACTTTCAAAAATCATCCCTGACTGCAGCGTCGACAGCCGAACCGGAGCGGTGAGCGTTACACCGCCTTCAGAATGGCGTCTTCCAACCCGTGGTGTCTTTGtaggttttttaatttttgactgGAGCTGTGTTCTAATGGGAGGATGATGCTCCTCATCGGTCCTGATTGATGTGACCTCATTCGCCAATGATCAGCAGAAGTTTTGACTGAAGAGAAAACTCATATTTGACCTGATGCTGTGATGAAACAATGTTCAGCCTGTTTTATGATAAAGCACAGATGAGACAAGGCCGAAACAAGCTCCTCTCTCATTTTTGGTTACTAAGGCGATGGGTGACGACTTCTCTTCCGTCTAACATCTGACCGGTTTGTAGAAAAAGAACAAGGAGGATTAGCAGGAGTGGTGGAAAACCTGATGTGGAATGTAAGCTGATAAGATCAAGTCTGAGTGTCGGGATCAGGCGTTTTGACGCGCTGCAGCCACATGTGCTGCCTTACGTTACGTCGACACCTTTTCCTTTCGCTCCCCTGATGGCCTCTAGGGGGTGCTGTATTTTAAcgtcacactgtgtgtgtgttccagagtaaaggaggCATCCTGTCTAAAGCCTGCGACTACATCCGGGAGCTGCGTCAGAGCAACCAGAGACTGCAGGAGAGTTATAAGGAGGTGGAGCGAGTGGAGATGGACAACGAGCTGCTGAGACAACAggtcaacaccccccccccacgtacACCCGTCAGCCCCCCCGAGTCCGTCTGAACTCACACACATTTGACCTGCCTCGGTAACCTTTTATTtaccctctttttctttccagatCGAGGAACTGAAGAACGATAACGCTCTCCTTCGAGCGCAGCTACAGCAGCACGGCGTAGAAATCAACGGAGATGCGACGCCTCAGTGATTGTGAACTGGACACACgaaacatcacaaacacagcGTCTCCTCCGGCCACCTGAACAGTACCAGGAGAGAGATTTCCACCTGACAACGGACCGCAGAGAAACGCACACGGGGCTCGACCGAGAAcactgaaggaaagaaaagtgaaaatgtcGAACTCTTTGACATCTGTTAACTTCATAACCAACAGAACCACTCGCCTCGTCTTCAAGGAACAAGATACGGCGCCACCACACTCgcaccctttttttttaaaaattatgaaccacagaaaatatttgatttcaACTTTTTCTCATACTATAAATGTACActtgtccctttttttttttgttagtctttgttgtttttgaggTTGGTAAATGCGACATGATTGAACGTTcccatttacatttaatttattagtgcacacagacagaaacattgATCTCTGAATTTAACTTTagcacagagacaaaaaaaaaaaagagaaaaaaaagggtcagTTCCATCTTTTCACCACTATGAACATTTTCCTGATCTGTGTATGGTTTGAATGAAgttctttttaaatgtctgcCTTTTAACGCTGACACTCCGAGCTCACGATGCGAATAAATTCCAAAACTAACCCAGTAAGGCAGCGTTGATAACACAGGCATGGAGGCTTTAATATTAGTACAAGGCCTTAATAGGAGCCTGCTGGAGAACATAGGTGTTAACATAGCTCAGGTAAATGGGAAAGTGCACTGGCAAGTGGTTCCCAGACTCTATGAAGTCTCCATGTTAGAGTTTAGATCTCTGGTGTGTCCCTGTAGGTGCGATGTACAGATATACGAGAGAACGGAGAGACCAGTCTCTATTAATGGGCATTAACGTAGGATCTGGTGTAAATGCACTGACGGAGGATCGGCCCCCACCGGCGCCGATGGTGGGAGTGTCCCCTGCGTGGCCCGCTAGTCCTGCTGCATATTCGTGAACACTCGAGGTGTTTTCTTTTGCAATATGTCGGAATTCTTAAGTGTTTAGGGAACAGTTGCTGCTGACAGAAGACCACAGAATAACCACGGCCAGGAATGAGCCAAGGGGGATGGATTGGATGCAAGTGATGGTTTAACTAACCGGCTTTTGTCACCACAGCATGGAAATGTAACCACTGGCATGACTAATTCTAATAttccaataaaaacagaagtgtttatacctgcttgtgtgtgtgtgtgtgtgtcgcctacGTTCGGtgttcatttttataatttgcATTTCAGTATCGGTACAAAAGGAATGTTTtgttagattttaaaaatacttgTAATGTCTGACTAAGCTCAGTGGTGACAGAATAGTATTCTAATACACATTTGAGGTACTTTTATACAACGTTGTACTTACACATCTTCTCAGAACGTCTGGTACAGGCGAGAGCATCAGTTACTGTATTCTTTACGTCAGTCATTCCTACTTGACCGCTGATTCAAGTGAATTATAATGaatcaaaattgttttattgatcaacgttttgtttgtttttaacgaGGAAAACTCCATGAAGGAACAGGacgatttatttttcatttttttaaaaattacaaaaaaggAAACATAAGACATTTGACAGGAAGCATGatcctgcttcttctttttttctccatgttttcAAATCTTCTGCTTCACACAACTTATTTCTTCATGGAGAACCTTTGCTGGAGTCTTTCTGGTGACATAACGACTGAAACACCAAACCCATCAACGTCACCGCTCCAGTTTAATTATTAAAGACTTTCCTTCAGGCGTTGCGTTGGCCCGTTGCCTGGAGACGGCTGAAGTCGCCGTTGCTATGGGCAACCTGGTTTAGACGAACCCGCAGGAGCAGCAGGTCTGAACGTTCTGGAATTTTGGTGAGTAAAATTTAAGTGAAGGAACTGTTGAGGTGAAGTTTGTGGCTGGATTCAGGATGTCCTCCTGGGGGAGAGCAGCGGCTCAGATGTGGAACAATGTCTGtggaataaattaaaatataaagtcTAACGACAGAAAGATCTAAAAGGTCTCTAAACTATAGAGATGTGTCCACGTGACCGTCAGGTGTGACATCCGGGAATCAGTTTGTGGAAAAAATGATCAATAGGtaataaaccaacaaaacaaTAGATTAGTCTGAAAACAAGTAGGTCAAAAGCatgctttgaacaaaaactacatttcccacaatgcagtaattaagctcaTTTTTACTCTGACAacacgttttgaacaaagttaatgtcctaacttgtgtttaatgttatttttctttattcacttggataattTAGTCCTTCACTGATGGagttaataaatgaaaagaatttatgttataacagagcaacaagcaaacatattttctctgtgcaaatgtcatgtttgtaacttgaataagtaataaattcagagttatttaacattaaggagtagttatatttattttacattacatttagttacatttataagttacatctggccctttgaggacagccattatactaatgtggccctcggtgaaaatgagtttgacaccccctgaTGTAGATTCTTTTACTGGAGCTGCTCCTCGGTTTCTGTTTCGTTTCGTGCCTGACTCAGTaaccttttaaataaaagagaGCGTCACCAACACCAAACCATTAATGTACGTATGGGATGCTGTGATGTGACTGTTTGCATGCTGCAGCATGATGTCGGCCCTCCCCGTTAAGCCCGGCCCGCACCACAGCGTGTCGGAATGGAGCGGCAACAACCAGCAGCTGTCTGCCGCCGCACAGCAGGAGCGCCACGTTTCCAGGGCGATCCGGCAGGAAGGGAGGTCACTGCGCGACAGCAGCAACTGTCAGGTTGGTGAGGAACGTTCCACACCAAAACACCTGCCGCCGTCCTCACATCGCTTTAGAATGAGGATCTTCATTCGTACGTCTCCCCCTGCAGACGATCTGGGATGAAAGCGACACCTCTCGCAGGCTGAGTGACCGGGCCTGGGATGTCGCCCGCTGGAAAGAGGTGTTAGAAACCTGTGCGCAGAGAGTGGATGAAGAAATGGGAGCTCTGACATTGGTGATTCATCCAAAGATCTGGCCTTTTTTAAGGTGTTAGACTCGTCCCCTTTCACACCTGTGTGCCCCTGATGTGTGTTGGGACAGTCGAAGGAGCAAACCGAGCAGGCCCTGGCTGCCACCGCCCTTCGTCTGGAGGTCAGCACTGAGTGTCTGACACTGAGGGACGGGCGGCGAGGGTACGAACACGTCACCGACCCCGTAGACGAgcagctgaaaaaggaagtggcGCTGATTGAAAGAGCGCAGCAGGTTCTGCAGCAGCACATCGACAAAGCCTTCGAGCTTCTGTGGTGAGACGGGAAAGCTGCAGACAAGCCCCTGCATGTTGTCCTGCTTCTTCCCTGACAAGCGCTTTGTTCCTGCTGCCAGTGTGTTGCAGGAGATTCGCCACCGTCTGACTGCTGACATCCAGGACAAGCTGGACGCCCTGGACATCGATATGACCTGCCTTTCACTGACAATAAAGTCTCCTCAGATCTCGCTGAAGACCAACCCAACTCGTATACCGTCAGGGTAATCTTTACATCTCAATGTGCATGAAATACCAGCAACGCTATATAgaggatttgttttgtttgtgttttgctttgttttacatttttatatcccCATTTCCAGAACCCAGTGAAACCCtgccttcttctttcttttcacatcCTTGTCGTAGTTCCTCCACCCCACAGGAGTGGGTTCAGTTCAGCCACAATAATGTAGCTCGCGCCCATGAGGCCATGCAGGCATCCCAGCAGATGAGGGAGGACACCAGTCTCACCAGAGCCCAGGTTTGTCTGCGTGTATTAATGGTACTGCACACATAGTGTCTAAGAACCAATATCATTTTCAGATTCTGTGGTAAACTATGTACGCTCATCACATTGACAGTAACTCTCCGTTCTGTGTTTCTTAGCTGCAGAACGAGCTGGACATCCAGCGCAGGGCCACAGAGTTCGCTCTTCGTAAGAGAAATCATGATGAGGAGCAGGCCTGCAGCGAGCTGGAGTGGCAGATCAGACGTGTGAGACGTAGCTCATGATGTTTGTTCTCACCCCTGcagacctttttcttttttgtttaacaGTTTGTGGTACGAAGCAGCTCactaaagcacatgtgtcaaactcaaggtcccgggggccacatgtggccctccacatcattttttgtggcccgcaagagtgtaaaaggtcagagtgtctaaaaataaatactgcaggtcaaaagtttgctttgaaaaaactacattttctacagtgcagtaattcagcccattttaactctgacaaaatcattttgaacaaagttaaggTCCTAAcctgatttattttacattacattgagttacatttattagttacatctggccctttgaggacaccACCCATGTGTGGATGTGACCCTtcataaaaatgactttgacacGTGTGCCCTATAGGGATAGAAGTAAGCGTTTCTAGTATTTTTCTAGTATTTAGTTGTCTCCACATCTGCAGACTGAAGATGAAGTTACAGAGATGGAGAGCGACATCCACGGCCTGGATGCAGATCTGCAGGCGAAGACTGCCTCCCTGAAACTGGTCCACACCCGCCTGgagaacagaaccaacagacCTGGCATGGACCTCTGCAGAGATGAGGTTGACATAACTATAGGGAATCAGCTGTGGAGGTACCAGATCACAAGAATTCAAAGTGTTCTCTTCTTCTGCAGGTCCAGTACGGACTCATCAGTGAAGCCCATCAGCTGGAGGCCACCATCGTGGCTCTGAAACAGAAGCTCTCTGAAGCTCAGTGAGTCTGATAGCAGTGATGTTTCAAACTGAGATAATTACAGATCTTCAGAGTCTTTTAAGAACCAGAATAGAACCCAGTCGCCCTAAACCTGTCGTTTCTTCTGGTCACATCCACGCTCAGACTATCGCTGCAGAAGATGAAGCTCCATCTCGCCCGCATGTTGCAGGATCTttccaggaaacaggaaggccTGTCTCTGGAGCAGCGCAGCATGAACAGCCGAACCCGCCTCGCCTCCTGCTCGGACAAAAGCCCGGTGCTGCTGGTTCCGCTCACAAACTCCAGCGGGAGGAGCGACATGCAGCTGCTGGCCCAGTGAGAAGAGACGGATGGAACCCATCCAAGATATTAGGGAGTCATTGGTTATAAACTCTGATGAAGTGATTTTAAGGCTACAGCCATTAGTAATTGATAAACTGCAGAGATGACTGAGG of the Antennarius striatus isolate MH-2024 chromosome 14, ASM4005453v1, whole genome shotgun sequence genome contains:
- the usf2 gene encoding upstream stimulatory factor 2 isoform X1 → MDMLEQSLDSAASHDKQESDEVVQLQEGEALGGEDQAAVAITGVQQAAFADHNVQYQFRTENSGGQVTYRVVQVTDDQLEAAADGTGAVSVVSTAAFAGTPQAVAQAVIQNPFSNGGSPGGESVGGETRFAYFPAATVSDGTATAVSVQATADPTITQAGGQFYVMMSPPEVLQTTAPRSIAPRTHTYTTDLDESEMLQHGSTNWKVEGPRAPRDERRRAQHNEVERRRRDKINNWIVTLSKIIPDCSVDSRTGASKGGILSKACDYIRELRQSNQRLQESYKEVERVEMDNELLRQQIEELKNDNALLRAQLQQHGVEINGDATPQ
- the usf2 gene encoding upstream stimulatory factor 2 isoform X2 — its product is MDMLEQSLDSAASHDKQESDEVVQLQEGEALGGEDQAAVAITGVQQAAFADHNVQYQFRTENSGGQVTYRVVQVTDDQLEAAADGTGAVSVVSTAAFAGTPQAVAQAVIQNPFSNGGSPGGESVGGETRFAYFPAATVSDGTATAVSVQATADPTITQAGGQFYVMMSPPEVLQTTAPRSIAPRTHTYTTKVEGPRAPRDERRRAQHNEVERRRRDKINNWIVTLSKIIPDCSVDSRTGASKGGILSKACDYIRELRQSNQRLQESYKEVERVEMDNELLRQQIEELKNDNALLRAQLQQHGVEINGDATPQ
- the tekt2 gene encoding tektin-2, with the translated sequence MMSALPVKPGPHHSVSEWSGNNQQLSAAAQQERHVSRAIRQEGRSLRDSSNCQTIWDESDTSRRLSDRAWDVARWKEVLETCAQRVDEEMGALTLSKEQTEQALAATALRLEVSTECLTLRDGRRGYEHVTDPVDEQLKKEVALIERAQQVLQQHIDKAFELLCVLQEIRHRLTADIQDKLDALDIDMTCLSLTIKSPQISLKTNPTRIPSGSSTPQEWVQFSHNNVARAHEAMQASQQMREDTSLTRAQLQNELDIQRRATEFALRKRNHDEEQACSELEWQIRRTEDEVTEMESDIHGLDADLQAKTASLKLVHTRLENRTNRPGMDLCRDEVQYGLISEAHQLEATIVALKQKLSEAQLSLQKMKLHLARMLQDLSRKQEGLSLEQRSMNSRTRLASCSDKSPVLLVPLTNSSGRSDMQLLAQ